The window CGGATGTGTCGCTATCGAACAGGTAATAGAAGACGCTGAGGCTGGCTTTCGCGGTGCCGATCAGATCGAGCAGCGCCCGCAGCCGGTCCTGCCCACCGGGATGAAAGGTAAACTCATGCCCCTGCGCGGCAATCGTGAACGAGGCCGGATCGGCATAGGGTGTGGCAGGTGGGGGCGCGGAGGCATCCATGCAGGACAGTCTAGCGCTTTGGCGCGGGAGGGCCAGAGGGGGCGGGTGATTGCATTTTCTTGACTTCGCGGCCCCTCCTGCCTAGCTGCCCCCTTCTCTACTTTCCGCGATTCTGAGAAAAGGCCGTCTATGGCACGCGTTACCGTTGAAGATTGCGTCGACAAGGTTCCCAACCGGTTCGACCTCGTCCTGCTCGCCGCCCAGCGTGCGCGCGAGATTTCGGGTGGTAGCGAGCTGACCATTGATCGCGATCGCGACAAGAACCCGGTCGTCGCCCTGCGCGAAATCGCCGAGGAAACCATCGTGCCGCGCGATCTGCACGAAGCCGTGGTGGTGAGCCTCCAGAAGATCCTCCCCGATGACGAGGACGAGGCCGACGAGATCGGCTCGCTCAGCCAGTCGGCCGAAGCGCTGCGGATCACCGCCTCGGCGCCGGCGCGGACCACGTCGCTTGGCGGCGATTACGACGGCTGATCGTTTAATTTCAGTAACTTACGGGTTTTTCAGGGGTTTTTAGACCCCCTTTAGCCTCGATTTGACCCCCAGTTGGCACGCAGTTGACCACTTCTTGACCGCTTCTTGACCGGTCAGAAGTGGCGCTTGCCAGCGGGGCTTGCCGCGCTATCCGTGGAATACCGTATCAAAGCGGTCGGACAGCGGACAGGCGGCCCTCACCATGGCATCGATTGCGGTCTACAGCGTCAAGGGCGGGGTCGGCAAAACGACGCTGGCGGTTAACCTCGCGTGGTGCTCCGCCACGATCTCG is drawn from Erythrobacter sp. and contains these coding sequences:
- the rpoZ gene encoding DNA-directed RNA polymerase subunit omega, with product MARVTVEDCVDKVPNRFDLVLLAAQRAREISGGSELTIDRDRDKNPVVALREIAEETIVPRDLHEAVVVSLQKILPDDEDEADEIGSLSQSAEALRITASAPARTTSLGGDYDG